In Cynocephalus volans isolate mCynVol1 chromosome 3, mCynVol1.pri, whole genome shotgun sequence, one DNA window encodes the following:
- the LOC134372791 gene encoding LOW QUALITY PROTEIN: patched domain-containing protein 3 (The sequence of the model RefSeq protein was modified relative to this genomic sequence to represent the inferred CDS: inserted 1 base in 1 codon; substituted 5 bases at 5 genomic stop codons): protein MLSLTLPPSASFSQFNDNFSEAVRLQWDHHTQDTVLSQEVLLEALRHWWYEWLWMGVRSPAPRLMSPGNGINDMFFMISAWQKTSLMDSIRQQMSSAYSKVSVSITITTITSILAFSTGIMSSFRSIQYFYLYIRTTLLFYYFYNITCFGAFIALGGKIEVLCLCXLRKPETPDHICPSFXKFCCFLFGSVPDEHGTNTHPLSLTSQXFCFFRDYFGPFLMSTESKLFVVLMXTLSIVSSIYGYFQVQKGLDLXSLASGDSYIRPHFHTEDYFSYCGPRVMVIVTKTVDCCHEDVRQKQEKYTVNFEENDHVVKNLTEFWLTAYVQYMKDNRRDLHDKNSFKSSISGFFNIFPVFTHGVNISSSNEIVSSQSFIQTSGVLSTNEKMMMLFQLQGIAEGFEXPLMVHNQAFVYFDQYAAIFKQHLSIYKTKVKEG, encoded by the exons ATGCTTTCTTTGACTCTTCCTCCCTCTGCATCTTTCTCCCAATTTAATGACAACTTCTCTGAGGCTGTTAGGCTTCAATGGGACCATCACACCCAAGACACTGTACTGAGCCAAGAAGTTTTGCTGGAA GCCCTGAGACACTGGTGGTATGAGTGGTTGTGGatgggggtccggtccccagctccacgcctcatgtcccctg gCAATGGGATAAATGACATGTTTTTCATGATTTCTGCCTGGCAGAAGACCAGCCTCATGGATAGTATAAGACAGCAGATGTCCAGTGCCTATTCAAAGGTGTCAGTGTCCATTacaatcaccaccatcaccagcatcCTGGCCTTCTCTACAGGGATTATGAGCTCTTTTAGGTCCATACAATACTTTTACCTCTATATAAGAACAACCctgctcttttattatttttacaacatCACCTGTTTTGGAGCATTTATAGCCTTGGGTGGTAAAATAGAAGTACTCTGCTTATGCTGATTGAGAAAGCCAGAGACTCCTGACCACATATGTCCCTCATTTTAAAAGTTCTGCTGTTTCCTTTTTGGTTCTGTCCCAGATGAACATGGAACTAACACCCACC CCCTATCTCTGACATCACaatgattttgtttctttagagACTATTTTGGGCCTTTTCTCATGAGCACTGAGTCCAAGCTTTTTGTAGTGCTGATGTAAACTTTGTCCATAGTAAGCAGTATCTATGGGTATTTCCAAGTGCAGAAAGGTTTAGACCTTTGAAGTCTGGCAAGTGGCGATTCCTACATCAGACCACATTTTCACACAGAGGATTATTTTTCATACTGTGGTCCCAGGGTTATGGTTATCGTTACTAAAACTGTTGACTGCTGTCATGAAGATGTTaggcaaaaacaggaaaaatatacggtaaattttgaagaaaatgacCATGTAGTTAAAAATCTCACAGAGTTTTGGTTAACAGCATATGTGCAATATATGAAAGATAACAGACGAGATCTTCATGATAAGAATAGTTTTAAAAGCagtatttctgggttttttaatatttttccagtttttactcATGGTGTTAATATTTCATCATCAAATGAAATTGTGTCTTCCCAGAGCTTCATCCAGACTAGTGGTGTTCTGTCAACCAATGAGAAGATGATGATGTTATTCCAATTACAAGGCATAGCTGAAGGGTTTG GTCCCCTAATGGTGCATAACCAGGCATTTGTATATTTTGATCAGTATGCTGCAATCTTCAAGCAGCATCTTAGCATCTACAAAACAAAG GTAAAAGAGGGATGA